The following DNA comes from Augochlora pura isolate Apur16 chromosome 6, APUR_v2.2.1, whole genome shotgun sequence.
TCAAAAATACGGAAAGGATAATCGAATTTGTCGAGTCAGGTGACTATTTTCGTCTGGTGCAACAATTTTACGTAACCGAAGGACTATTTTGGTTgtggaaaatgattttctactataaaaattttcgattttctgtTGAATGATCAACGATTGGTCCTAGATATAGGATAATAGTATTGCTTCTCGTTAtcgtgataaaaaaaaaagtaaatcaaACAGAAACGATGCAAATTCACGTACCTGATGTTAACGCAACCAACTATGACAGGCCATCCACCATTTGCAACTCACAAGTAGACCGAACTACGATCTCTTAAAATATATCCAACAAAGAGACCTCAGCGCACCTAACGACCAAATATCGCAAACTAAGTGTTGCGATAACGCCGTTTTAAAATTTACCGCGTTTTAcgttatttattgcttatCGTGCTGcatttttcttgattttttgGCCACTTTTAAATGTGATACCAACCCACGAACATGTTTCATGCACTAAACTTTTCGCATAGTTGTAGTTTCTATGTCTAGCAGtactcataaatattaataacagaaattggAATATGAGTCACAGTATTTCAATGCCTATTATGTATTCCTAGCAATAATTGTAGATAATATGCTCCAAGTCTGCGGAATTAATAGATTCAGATATACTTGAATTAGagattttcatattaaaatacagCAGATTTAAGAAGATATAGGTATAGAATCAATAATCGTCTTACGTTTGCAAAAATGAtaatgaagaagaaaatagGGATTTAGTCCACTAATccaacattatttaatacactGCTTTTATGAGGGACATTTATGAAGGtgcaaaaatgtaaattgtactaattgatgtaataacaaaattatcgaCAGTAGATTGTAGCTAACAGTTTAACCGTTTTGCCACTGACTGATTGAGCTGTACAGATCCCTGAATAGAGCTTTGAGATTTCATCATAAAAGGCGCCACTATCACTGGTGCAATTTACTCTGCCGGTATCGTTTACAAATTTGAACGTTTTGCCATTTATCAATTCGCGATGTACCACTTGTCATAAatgaagttatttttaaattttcagtaGTTTAAATTGGATCTTACGATCcaattatcatttattctatatatttgcAATCATGATTGAACTTTATTTGCATGATATGAATATTGGAGAGTTTTTAATCCATAAATTGGCATATTTCATGGCATTTTTTGCACACGTATAATTCTTACGAGCAGaatcataaattttaaatagatttcatcTTCCGAAAGTCAAGGCTGGCCGACAACGGTTCCCTTTTAACAAAAACTAAACGATTTACAAAACAAAAGATTCGCCTACAAAAATGTAATCGGTATACAATAGAAGGGGTAACCTATGAATTCCagtattcgtatatttttataagttcctttatttttatactgttaacaatttttttaatcccTGAAATATCATCCATcgattttattcttctattatgcgaaaatattatgaaatttaatttaagaaaatggaTGATAATAAGTCGAAAAAGTGCTTTCCCggtaattatattctttaccTACCTTTTAATATTCCATTGCACTCTTCTTactgttaatataaaattttagccCTGGTAtacttcaaaatatatttgttagcgatgatattcaattatttatcttttcataattcaattcttccagttgaaaatatgaaagaatgGTTATATCAAACAAGTATAAAATGCCAATCCCTAAAGTATCATATGGATTACATGAAGTCGGCATGTCGTGACATGCAACAAGATATACTGGAACCAAAGAATGCATTTGATGACCAAAGTTACAATGATCCTAGAATGAAACTTTCTGACACAGATGAAACTGAGAGTTTCAGACACATAAATTACAATGACTCATTGCAAAAATCATCAGATGCTACACCAGAATCTATAAATGACAATGGTATAAAGAAATAACTTTAAAGCCTGCTGCACGTACCCgccattttattatcataaacagatactcgaagctattttaattacaggAAATGGAGAAGATTATGAGTCACAGCAGAGTCCAAAATTAGAGGACATTGttcctaaaattaatttgcaatacAAGGATAAAGAAAAACTAGAAAACAAGAGTATTCGAGGAAAATTAGAAGTTGATGCAAACGATATTCCATTTAGGAATCAAACATTACTACAGGGTTCTCGTATTCATTCTACACCAATGTCACCAATATGTAGAGACATATTGGTACTATACACAAGTTTTATAAACATAATAGTCACAGTATGCACAAATTTCTGCCATAAAGAAATGTTCTTGTTTAAGATGGCAGAAATTTGTAAGCACGTTGTATTTGATGAGATCATACGTTAAAGGGAAATGTtgactataattatttaattaacagtaCGAAGAACAGAATGAAAACTGGCACAATTCATATCAACCACATTTAGCACAATACTCCACAGAACTATTAGATTTGAACAATCAGGATGATTACATACATGAAGATCAACCTTCTGCAAAGCTTGGTATTAAATTAGATATCCCCAGTAGTGTCAGAAACGGAAGTGGTGGTAAGGGTAAAGCATatcgaaaaaatgaaaagaaagagaaaactgCTTCTTCTGCATTGCCAAGCAAAAAGGGTTCTGTGTCTAAGTTAGATGATATTGCCTCATTGAAATttaggaaaagaagaaaaaagttatGTGGTTCTACCTCAAAAAGCACGATAGCTACGAGAGACACAAATATTGTAGGAAGAAAGGATGTTAAAAGACGAAAACAAAAGAGTatggtttaaaaatattgccacGAATTAATTACCATAAGGATTAactatttatgtatttttagatGTTACTAATTCTCGTCATATACCAAAATATCCTCAGACTTCGAAGAAAGTGGTTGAAATTTACCATAATACGGCAGTGAATACTGGTAGCACTTCGGTTAGCCCTAGTAAACACTCGAGAATCTGTTCTCATGCAAcgtataataacaaattacctCCAGGCGCAAGTAAACAACATAGTGTTCACATGAAAACGAAATGcgaaaatagtaattataaatataattacaacaatGATGAAGAGAATCGGTCATTTAGTCCCCAGAAACACAGTCCGTCTAAACAAAAGATTGAGTAAGTTCTGATGATATCGTTCACGAGGATAGCGAAACGTGGTTCCTATATTTAATTGCAGAGAAAAAGATGTAAGCTCCCGTAATCAAAATTATACGTCAGAGTGTCCTATTGCTCCAGCATACACGATGGAGCAATGCAATTTGAATGAATGCCAGCAATCAATTTTGCAGGCAACGTACTGCAATCCGATGGCTACTACTCGTAGTTACGAAATGCCAACGTTGGCATCCAAATTAAAAAGAGTAAACCGTTCGTACTTTAGTAGATTCACTATTAGAAACATACCGTTTGTAGTGGGTACTTCCGTAACTCCGAGTCACAATTTAGGTTTGAATATACAGCAAGTACGTTAGTTCATGtaaaaatacagagaaaaagtTTCTATT
Coding sequences within:
- the LOC144471548 gene encoding uncharacterized protein LOC144471548; amino-acid sequence: MDDNKSKKCFPVENMKEWLYQTSIKCQSLKYHMDYMKSACRDMQQDILEPKNAFDDQSYNDPRMKLSDTDETESFRHINYNDSLQKSSDATPESINDNGNGEDYESQQSPKLEDIVPKINLQYKDKEKLENKSIRGKLEVDANDIPFRNQTLLQGSRIHSTPMSPICRDILYEEQNENWHNSYQPHLAQYSTELLDLNNQDDYIHEDQPSAKLGIKLDIPSSVRNGSGGKGKAYRKNEKKEKTASSALPSKKGSVSKLDDIASLKFRKRRKKLCGSTSKSTIATRDTNIVGRKDVKRRKQKNVTNSRHIPKYPQTSKKVVEIYHNTAVNTGSTSVSPSKHSRICSHATYNNKLPPGASKQHSVHMKTKCENSNYKYNYNNDEENRSFSPQKHSPSKQKIEEKDVSSRNQNYTSECPIAPAYTMEQCNLNECQQSILQATYCNPMATTRSYEMPTLASKLKRVNRSYFSRFTIRNIPFVVGTSVTPSHNLGLNIQQVLSIMKTRQPTVNGIAPLLIHKVSKATKPVPALMGQTNEQLKLSQMNSQMINSLVHKANSFLSEPFNVFGNESVSLSYGGRTLGNFNLDVNITNTKEAVADGTIGPENIPKKKDTRSENQLNRWNTRQISQSTNNTKVLKLFSSQQNVKTITEVPNVRQPQPTTSKDNECGVDICDTQSVNCSQNAKGIREVLINLHDQFEEMNTKYEKLQAMAEKNNDKKLDEQVSVLEKELSVKEDEINTVINLYKEVMTLKQQMKLLQEKNSYVCISSEIPMELNPHHSPVPFMLTKSNGTILQQKLLHGKKSTVVASKEPTSLRLASLLRQIQTFQKQLRLSS